A single genomic interval of Streptomyces sp. BA2 harbors:
- a CDS encoding dienelactone hydrolase family protein has protein sequence MTTVTTRTIEYPADGLTMIGHLALPAGVGPRPAVLVGPEGTGLNDFQRRRADALAELGYVALAFDINGGRWFTDPEEMLAHAMPLLADPERMRGIGHAALDVLRAEPRTDPDRIAAIGYGTGGAIVLELGRDGVDLRAIGTVNALTTGRPGEAARIRCPVWAGVGSEDPIMPPAQREAFTAEMQAAGVDWRLVVYGGALHAFHHPPVDQNVLPGVGYHPQHAERAWHDIVDLLAECLPVAE, from the coding sequence ATGACGACGGTGACAACCCGCACGATCGAGTACCCGGCCGACGGCTTGACGATGATCGGACACCTCGCCCTCCCGGCCGGTGTCGGCCCCAGGCCCGCGGTCCTGGTCGGTCCCGAGGGGACGGGGCTGAACGACTTCCAGCGCCGCCGTGCCGATGCCCTCGCCGAACTGGGGTACGTGGCGCTGGCCTTCGACATCAACGGCGGGCGCTGGTTCACCGATCCCGAGGAAATGCTGGCGCACGCGATGCCCCTGCTCGCCGACCCCGAACGGATGCGGGGCATCGGCCACGCGGCGCTCGACGTGTTGCGCGCCGAACCGCGTACCGACCCCGACCGCATCGCCGCCATCGGCTACGGCACCGGGGGCGCGATCGTGCTGGAGCTCGGGCGCGACGGCGTCGACCTGCGTGCGATCGGGACAGTCAACGCACTGACCACGGGCCGTCCGGGCGAGGCGGCGCGCATACGCTGCCCCGTGTGGGCCGGGGTCGGTTCGGAAGACCCGATCATGCCGCCCGCGCAACGGGAGGCGTTCACCGCCGAGATGCAGGCAGCGGGCGTCGACTGGCGTCTCGTGGTCTACGGCGGTGCCTTGCACGCCTTCCACCACCCACCGGTCGACCAGAACGTGCTCCCCGGCGTCGGCTACCACCCAC